The Benincasa hispida cultivar B227 chromosome 11, ASM972705v1, whole genome shotgun sequence genome has a segment encoding these proteins:
- the LOC120090898 gene encoding protein PXR1-like: MGKMKKNEKGKRMSSSGCLRQSSSKLSGSLRHSTLFRKREHERLESLVTRNGRISNEGGMLRGLKKQQQKKQQKKKKQKKKKQKKQQKQKQQQKQKQQQKKQKQQKKKQKKQKKQQKKQKKKKKKQKKKQKKQKKQKKQKKQKQKQKQKQKQKKK; encoded by the exons ATgggaaagatgaagaagaacgAGAAGGGGAAGAGAATGAGTTCATCGGGCTGTCTTCGACAAAGCTCATCGAAGCTTTCTGGGAGTTTGAGGCATTCGACATTGTTCCGAAAGAGAGAGCATGAACGACTTGAAAGTTTGGTCACTAGAAATGGGAGAATTTCAAATGAAGGAGGGATGCTCAGGGGTTTG aagAAGCAGCAGCAGAAGAagcagcagaagaagaagaagcagaagaagaagaagcagaagAAGCAGCAGAAGCAGAAGCAGCAGCAGAAGCAGAAGCAGCAGCAGAAGAAGCAGAagcagcagaagaagaagcagaaGAAGCAGAAGAAGCAGCAGaagaagcagaagaagaagaagaagaagcagaagaagaagcagaaGAAGCAGAAGAAGCAGAAGAAGCAGAAGAAGCAGAAGCAGAAGCAGAAGCAGAAGCAGAagcagaagaagaagtag